Within Leptolyngbya ohadii IS1, the genomic segment TTCCCAGCTCGCAAAGAGCGCACCGCTGCTTCTCGCAGCATTCGATCTAACAGCCCGATATAGCCTCCAGTGGCAGGGGCAAGTAGCTTCTGCATCTTGGCACTGCTCAGCCGTGACGGTTGCGGCAACCGCAGCACATGCGTTTCCCAGATCGCACTCGTCTTCGCAATCTGCGCGGCGGTCATCCGGGGATATCGATGTTTGCCAATGCACCGATACTGCACCTGTTCATTCCGGTTTAACACCGCATTCAATCGATCCGTGCCTACCAGCACGACCGCGATTTGCAGTTTGTCCAAGATATCCGCAATGTCTTCCAATGCTTTCGGTCGCAGCCGATGCGCTTCATCCACGATCAGCATTTCTACTTTGCACACCCGCAGTAAGTGATGCACCCGCGACCGCACTTCGCTCAATGTCCCCCGATTAATCTGGTATTGCAGGTTATCGAAAATCCCGTTAAATAAATCCCGGCTCCCGCTCTCTGGCACCGATTGCCAGTACACAATCGGCTTGTGCATCCCACTATCCCCACTCTTTTGAGGCAGGTGTTTGAGCTGATACGCTTCACACGAAATCGTCTTGCCGGTACGAGACTCTCCGATGACCTGGCACGATTGCCGCGAAATCCGTTTCTCGTCTAGCCACTCATGAAACTGTCGCACTTGCTCTAACTCGACAATACTTCGCTTTTGCAGCCGCGCAATCGTTGCCTGCCGCGTCACTGCATCAAGTTCACCACCAACCACGATCTCGTTTCCACTCCTCGTAATCTAGCACTACAACATTCTCAACCACAATCAACTCTTCCTCAGACTCGATTGCGGCTTCATCGATCGCTGCATTTGCAATCTCATTGGCAGGGACAGTCTCCTCTGGCTGATGCTTTTTCTTCATCGACGTTTGTTTCTTGGCTTTGCCAGTCCTTTGTTTGCGCCGTTTCTCTCGCCGCAACTCTTCTACGACCGCATCGCGGTCCCGCACCTCCAGCAACACCGATTCGTTCGTGATTGCTTTCCCAAGCCGTCGCAATCGCCCTGAAATCGCTTGCGCTTCCCGATACGATAGCGTTTCCGTTTCCAGTCCGCTCGCATGAGCACGCGCCACAAACTGCTCGCCTTTAGGGGTGTTCTGGTATACCAGTACTGTTGTGATGTCCCACGGGTCATATCGGATGATCACTTCCTCACCCCCATAGCCCCCCAGATGCTCTCCTCGATAGCTTAAGTTCGCAAACTGAAGGTAGCCCCCTCGATACACTTGCCGTCGCTCCCGCCGCATCAGGCATATATCAAGTTCGCGATCGCTCATCAAAGGCAACGGCATCGTCGCTCCCGCTTCCCACCGTCCGATCCGCGTTTGATCCCTCATTCGCCCATCGATCCCCTGGTTGTACCGATCCACGATGTAGCGCACCAACAGTCGATCCAGTTGCATCAGCGTTAGACACGCTTCCCGTTCTGCTACCGATGACCGCTCGCTCGCTTTGCTGCCCACGTACCCCGGTAGGCTGCTGAAGAACTCCCGGTTGAATGTCCCAAACGGTCGCTCCACTATCCCTCCTTCACTCGGTTGCGGGCGCGAACACAATCCTATTCCTAATTCCGTCGCCACCTGCTCTAAATGCTCCGAGGTGAAGTCTTTCCCCTGATCCGTATACAGATACTGCGGCAATCCATACGTGCCCCAACTCTCCTGCAATTCGTAACTGCTGCTGTATTGCTTCGGTAAGATCGCGTGACGCAATGCCAAACACGCCACCCACGCGCTCGGCGCGTCAAATCCCAGGTGCATCCCCATAATGCACCTCGAATAGCTATCCACCACGATCGTCAGCCACGGTCGCCCTAACACTTCCCCGGACTGATCCACCACCAGCACATCCACCTGCGTATGATCCGCTTGCCACACTTGATTCGATCGATTGATCTCGATCTCCTGACCCTCGCGTGTCTTCACGACCAACCGAGAACCTCGCCAGCCCAATGACTTCGACCGCCGCTGTTTCTCTACATACGGCTTTAATACCCGGTACACCGTTGCCCGACTCGGATAGTCTGCTGCTTCCTGTTCGTTAGCCCGCACTGCCACTCGCACTGCCACCTGCGCCGGACTCATCGATCGGCTCCCGCGATTCCCTGCTCGATACGTCTTCACAATAAACTCCTGCCACTCCGCGCTGATTCTAATCTCGCCTCGATCCGATCGCTCCTGCTTCCTCAACCCCGCGACTCCATCCTCCCGCCACCGTTTCACCAGCCGCTGCACACTCCGAACAGTGACGCCTAATTCCTCCGCAGCGGCGGCTTGTACTTTCCCGTATCGCCTCGTCCCTTCTGCCACCAGCAACCGTTGGATCACCCCCAGCCGCTGCTGCACTTCGGCAGGCAATTCCACCGACACAATCCCCCATTCTCCGGTCTCTTCGTCCTGCCGCAACACCGTCTCTACTAACCCTTCCACACCTGTTTCTGCTTCCGGTTTCTCTCCGGCGGCTTTCCCTTTTCCGTCCTGCTTTCCCATTCTTATCTCAATTTATCCTGCGACATCGATCGTGAGATTTTGCTCAATCCCATTCTAATCATAAATCTCACGATCGCTCAAGACTCTCTTGCTCTAATCTCTCACCCTAATTACTAAAAAACGACAAACAGTGTGAGACAATTACTCCTAAAATAAGGCGACGTTTAACGTGAGATACGTACAACACGCCATACTACATCACTCAAACCCTTGTGAAGCAAGCGTTCTAGCTTATCTTATAACCCGACATCTAACGTGAGATTGACGACGAAAAGCGTGAGACGCGACAGCATTGAATGAGTTAAATCCTGCCCAAATCCGGCACAGCCCTTCATTTCCACACACGGCGGTAGCCGTTATAAATGATGTTTTATATGTATATGCTGTATATGCTGTATATGCGTGTATATGTATAAGCATGACGATCAGAGATTGTATAAGGATGGGTAGAGCGATCGTAGATTGGAACGATTGAGACGATCGTAGAGTGGGACGATCAGAGCAATCAGGAGATCAGTAGGGACGATCAGGGCAGACAAATCCATGTAAAACGAGAAGGGGGCAGCTACCGCTGCTGTTTGTATAAGAAGGCTGTGCCTGTTGTTTCGGGCAGGGTTTAACTCCCTCAATGCCCTCAATGCCCTTAATGCTCCAGGCTCCATGCCCTTAATGCTTCATGCACATGGATTTATATTTTTTCCTCCCTCAGCACTTCCATGCTTTAGGGGGTTTTGGGGGTTAGTGGGGGCTGCGCTTTGCTTGCCTGACGCATCGCCGTTGGCGCTGCTGGCTTATTGGGTGGGGGGCGATCGGATGAATGGGGCGATCGGCTTAATGAATAGATGGATGGATGGAGCCATGTACCAGCTACAGAACCCAGAACTTCCATCTAAGGTGTCCTTCTAGAGATGTCCTGGTTGTGTCCTGGTTGAGTCCTGTTGTGTCTTATAAGGGGNNNNNNNNNNNNNNNNNNNNNNNNNNNNNNNNNNNNNNNNNNNNNNNNNNNNNNNNNNNNNNNNNNNNNNNNNNNNNNNNNNNNNNNNNNNNNNNNNNNNNNNNNNNNNNNNNNNNNNNNNNNNNNNNNNNNNNNNNNNNNNNNNNNNNNNNNNNNNNNNNNNNNNNNNNNNNNNNNNNNNNNNNNNNNNNNNNNNNNNNNNNNNNNNNNNNN encodes:
- a CDS encoding Mu transposase C-terminal domain-containing protein, producing the protein MGKQDGKGKAAGEKPEAETGVEGLVETVLRQDEETGEWGIVSVELPAEVQQRLGVIQRLLVAEGTRRYGKVQAAAAEELGVTVRSVQRLVKRWREDGVAGLRKQERSDRGEIRISAEWQEFIVKTYRAGNRGSRSMSPAQVAVRVAVRANEQEAADYPSRATVYRVLKPYVEKQRRSKSLGWRGSRLVVKTREGQEIEINRSNQVWQADHTQVDVLVVDQSGEVLGRPWLTIVVDSYSRCIMGMHLGFDAPSAWVACLALRHAILPKQYSSSYELQESWGTYGLPQYLYTDQGKDFTSEHLEQVATELGIGLCSRPQPSEGGIVERPFGTFNREFFSSLPGYVGSKASERSSVAEREACLTLMQLDRLLVRYIVDRYNQGIDGRMRDQTRIGRWEAGATMPLPLMSDRELDICLMRRERRQVYRGGYLQFANLSYRGEHLGGYGGEEVIIRYDPWDITTVLVYQNTPKGEQFVARAHASGLETETLSYREAQAISGRLRRLGKAITNESVLLEVRDRDAVVEELRREKRRKQRTGKAKKQTSMKKKHQPEETVPANEIANAAIDEAAIESEEELIVVENVVVLDYEEWKRDRGWW
- a CDS encoding TniB family NTP-binding protein, translating into MVGGELDAVTRQATIARLQKRSIVELEQVRQFHEWLDEKRISRQSCQVIGESRTGKTISCEAYQLKHLPQKSGDSGMHKPIVYWQSVPESGSRDLFNGIFDNLQYQINRGTLSEVRSRVHHLLRVCKVEMLIVDEAHRLRPKALEDIADILDKLQIAVVLVGTDRLNAVLNRNEQVQYRCIGKHRYPRMTAAQIAKTSAIWETHVLRLPQPSRLSSAKMQKLLAPATGGYIGLLDRMLREAAVRSLRAGKSCVEYNILAEVVAECQ